One stretch of Selenomonas sp. AB3002 DNA includes these proteins:
- a CDS encoding HlyD family efflux transporter periplasmic adaptor subunit, whose amino-acid sequence MDPSGVAKISTLSGGTLDELYVHPGDTVEKGELIAHVSMVQEEAATRMAQLGPELAASMRDAASRVREFDSRRYQKEATEYVYSPYNGTVDEVMVEEGSVVSSGTPVATVRIDGAGAT is encoded by the coding sequence ATGGACCCCTCCGGGGTGGCGAAGATCTCCACCCTTTCCGGGGGCACCCTGGACGAATTGTATGTGCATCCCGGGGACACGGTGGAGAAGGGGGAGCTCATTGCCCATGTGAGCATGGTGCAGGAGGAGGCTGCCACCCGCATGGCCCAGCTGGGTCCGGAGCTGGCCGCTTCTATGCGTGATGCCGCTTCCCGGGTCCGGGAATTCGATTCCCGCCGCTACCAGAAGGAAGCCACGGAGTATGTCTACTCCCCCTATAATGGTACCGTGGATGAAGTCATGGTGGAGGAAGGCAGCGTGGTAAGCAGCGGCACCCCCGTTGCCACTGTGCGCATTGACGGGGCAGGAGCCACCTGA